CAGAATTCTTAACCCTGCTTATCAGTGGTACAACCGCATACATCAGTCTCAAGGAGATGGGACAGTTATCTGAAGGAAAAAAGGTTTTGGTTACTGCAGCAGCTGGTGGCACAGGCCAGTTTGCTGTTCAACTTGCAAAGAAAGCTAAATGCTATGTGATTGGGACCTGTTCCTCACATAAAAAAAGCTGGTTTTCTGAAATCAATTGGCTGTGACCTTCCAATCAattataaaactgaaaatattggTTCAGTACTGAAGAGTCAGTTTCCTGATGGTTTAGATGTTGTATATGAATCTGTTGGCGGAGAAATGTTTGACCTATCAGTCAACTGTTTGGCTACAAAAGGTTGCCTTATAATCATTGGCTTTATTTCTGGCTACCAGACATCTCAAGGTATTTTGCCTGTTAAAGCAGGAGCACTACCTGcagtcttactgaaaaagtctgcCAGCATCCATGGGTTTTTCTTGAACCATTACTTATCTGAATACAAAGAAGCAATTATGTCTCTGCTAAAACTATATCAAAAGGGGGAACTGGTTTGCGAAGTGGACTATGGCGATCAGTCACCGGAAGGCAGGTTCACCGGTCTGGAATCTATATTTCGTGCTGTAGATTATATGTATACAGGGAAAAACATAGGAAAAATTGTAGTGGAATTACCTCACCCTGTCAACAGCAAGctgtaaaaacagaacaatgaaaTAAATCACAAGAGAAACTGGTGCTTTCTGCCTGAGAGTTTCTACAATATGTTGTTCCTAATGGATAGTATATTAAAAACACTATCAAGGTGTtggtaaaatgttttcattgttaaAATAGCTGTTTCATTTCAAGGGCACAAGCTGGCTGGATTTAATAGTTTATGAGCTAGTTCACTTTCCTAAAACTATTCAAATAGTGTTCTACAAAAATGACTTTcagttgttttctgtttttattgttttatcatttttcTCAAATGTAAGTTTTGAAAATAATTAGCTTGATTAGTAGCTCAACAAAAGAGTATTGGTTGAGGCTGGGTATTCTATGTAATTTGAAATAATATGCCTTTTTGTCTGATAATGGATTCTAAACAGTTATTCTTTTATACCATAGTTAAATTATCAGCAGCTTCAGCCCCTCtctgaataaagctggccatagatgcaaagatatagtcatacgaacgatttttggaccgtgtgtggatcgtcccaTCATTTTTGTTCCATGGTGATCGgttgtttttaaacatatttctgtcaGATAATGATAatctctctgcatgtattgcctatctgacaatatcaatacattttttgtactattaaaaaaaaaaaacgacatatCGCAATCATGTTTTTGCCAACATCTAAAGGAATGCAGGCACTGCAGACACATATGGAACTGATATATTGCCTAAGCAGAAGAGTATAGGGGTGCCGGCAGCTCAAAGTTTAGGAGCTAATCTAGAGTTTTCATAATTaggctatatgtcccctttaagaaaccgTGGTTTACTGGAAAACATAAAATTGGAGAAAATGAAactatttgattttaaaataatattcattaaATATCAGCCTTCTTGTTCCTAGTGCaattgagctctctgcactaTGCATCAATTTTCTGGTTTGAAAATCAAGAATTTTTGCCTCCAACCCCATCTTTTTGTCACCCTTGGAGGGAAGGGAGGGTTTTGCGTTTATATCATGTCAGGAGCTGACATTTAACTGATAGGAAAAGGTTTTGTGATGGTGAATACCACTTTATCCTAAAAAGCAATAAACATATCACAGTCCAAAGTTTTTTAATGGAAAGGACTGTCCGGCAGTATTTATGTGGAAGCACTGTAGCTTAAAAATAAGCATTTGTGTTGATTAATATTGTTGTTGATAGAATGACTATTTACGATTAATAATAACTAACAAGAATCCTTTGTAGCTCTTGGTAATTTCATTTAGTGGCAATCTGTTTTAGCACAtttatgttaaaacaaaaaataaaaaagttgaaattgatgcaataaaagtatatattataaaaatgtttattggttATGATTCCAGTAGTTATCATTAAACAATATatttggtagtacaggtatgagacctgttattcataatgctcaggacttggggttttccaataatggatctttccgttatttggatcttcataccttaagtctgctagtaaatcatgtaaaccaggggtgcccaaaaggtagatggggatctaccagtagacctttagctggagatcagtagatctcaagacactgtcaacaaactgcttgtctatatcaccctcctgctgattcatgctttttatttagatatttattaagtTAAGGTAACATAAGAAAAATGTTGCTtgttaaatattgcaatatacattttcttataaatcaatggaaataatgtaatattttccaCTGAACAGAATGcttacaatgcttttatggatgtagatcataatgggacatcatcagcTCCTGTAAAcattcttagtttggatcaaatacaaggtactattttattgttacagagaaaaaggaaatcattttaaaaaatttggattatttgtataaaatggagagacggcctttctgtaattaggagttttctgaataatgggtttctgggtaacggacCCCACACCTGTAACAATTCTGGAATTTTGtccttaaatgtttttaaaagtgatATTGTCGTAgcatctacaaaaaaaatgtatcaccTGCTGTGAAGTTGTAAAGCTATTAGAGGTGAGAGAGGTCAGTCACCATATAAATCCTTAAGACCACATGTTAGAGTATACAGACATGGAACGTTCAAGAAATCGTCTCATATCCACTAATTTGCAGTTGCTGCCTGTTATGTCTGCCTGCAAGAGCAGAAGTGTTGAACAAAGGAAAATTAATAACAGTGCTTTAGACTGTTTTATAAAGCTGATCTGTACAGGCCTGCATATCTGGGAAGGACACAAAGGCTCGGGCCATAAGGAGGCAGACTGGCCATTTAGGGGTAACATACCTCTCTGCTCAGGAATGCTAGTAACTTCCCCACTTTGTTCTCCTTCTAAAGCAGAAGATGGTTGAATTTTCTTTTgaggttttgctaatgaagggagCTTGTGCTGCTGATATGCATGCTCTACTTTTTTGAAGTTATCAGCAAAATCACCTCTAACCAGCTGAACTGAAGCCTTGGGTTCCTCCAATTTTTGGCTCAGCTGTTTCCTGTAGAGGTTACACTTGAGACCTTGGTGCCTTCCACATAGTTAAAGTATGTGCCAGTATGTCATTTAGTCTCCAAGATTCTGCATACTC
This is a stretch of genomic DNA from Xenopus laevis strain J_2021 chromosome 6S, Xenopus_laevis_v10.1, whole genome shotgun sequence. It encodes these proteins:
- the zadh2.S gene encoding uncharacterized protein LOC432094 (The RefSeq protein has 1 frameshift compared to this genomic sequence) encodes the protein MSFLRIGTGSLLRLGCCHRAGPWPVAVSPRSGARPIVDMSHSRHFVDFHGSNIPSSMKKLVVTQLSPNFRQAVTLIANAPVPVPGDGELLVRNRFVGINASDINYSSGRYDISTKPPFDAGFEGIGEVVALGLSASKTYAVGQTVAYVQGGSFAEYTVIPAQLAVPVPLVKPEFLTLLISGTTAYISLKEMGQLSEGKKVLVTAAAGGTGQFAVQLAKKAKCYVIGTCSSHKKAGFLKSIGCDLPINYKTENIGSVLKSQFPDGLDVVYESVGGEMFDLSVNCLATKGCLIIIGFISGYQTSQGILPVKAGALPAVLLKKSASIHGFFLNHYLSEYKEAIMSLLKLYQKGELVCEVDYGDQSPEGRFTGLESIFRAVDYMYTGKNIGKIVVELPHPVNSKL